The Megalobrama amblycephala isolate DHTTF-2021 linkage group LG13, ASM1881202v1, whole genome shotgun sequence genome contains a region encoding:
- the fbl gene encoding rRNA 2'-O-methyltransferase fibrillarin has product MKPGFSPRGGGGRGGFGGGRGGFGEGGGRGGRGGFGGGRGGFGGRGGGGGGDRGGRGGFRGGRGGGGGFRSPGGEGGFRGRGGGRGTPRGRGGGRGGFRGGKRVTVEPHRHEGVFICRGKEDALVTKNMVIGESVYGEKRISVEEGETKIEYRAWNPFRSKLAAAILGGVDQIHIKPGAKVMYLGAASGTTVSHVSDIVGPEGLVYAVEFSHRSGRDLLNVAKKRTNIIPIIEDARHPHKYRMLVGMVDVIFADVAQPDQTRIVALNAHNFLKNGGHFVISIKANCIDSTAAPEAVFASEVKKMSSENMKPQEQLTLEPYERDHAVVVGIYRPPPKQKK; this is encoded by the exons ATGAAACCAG GATTCAGCCCGAGAGGAGGTGGAGGTAGAGGAGGCTTTGGTGGAGGTCGAGGAGGCTTCGGAGAAGGTGGAGGTCGAGGAGGTAGAGGAGGCTTTGGAGGAGGTAGAGGAGGCTtcggaggaagaggaggaggaggaggaggagacagGGGTGGAAGAGGAGGATTTCGAGGAGGTAGAGGTGGTG GTGGAGGATTCAGGTCTCCTGGAGGTGAAGGAGGCTTCCGTGGACGAGGGGGTGGCCGTGGCACTCctagaggaagaggaggaggacgaGGAGGGTTCAGAGGGGGCAAAAGGGTGACCGTAGAGCCCCATAGACATGAAG GAGTTTTTATCTGCCGTGGTAAGGAGGATGCCCTGGTCACAAAGAACATGGTGATTGGCGAGTCTGTGTACGGAGAGAAGAGAATAAGTGTTGAG GAAGGGGAAACTAAAATTGAGTACAGAGCATGGAATCCTTTCCGGTCAAAGCTGGCCGCAGCCATTTTAGGAGGTGTTGACCAGATCCACATCAAGCCGGGAGCAAAGGTCATGTACTTGGGAGCTGCGTCAGGGACTACTGTATCCCATGTTTCTGACATTGTTGGACCG GAGGGGTTGGTGTACGCTGTCGAGTTCTCTCACAGATCGGGCAGAGACTTGCTGAATGTGGCCAAAAAGAGAACCAACATTATTCCCATCATTGAAGATGCACGACACCCGCACAAATACCGCATGCTTGTTG GCATGGTGGACGTCATCTTTGCCGATGTTGCTCAGCCTGACCAAACAAGAATCGTCGCCCTCAATGCACACAATTTCCTGAAAAATGGAGGCCATtttgttatttccatcaag GCTAACTGCATTGACTCAACAGCTGCTCCAGAGGCAGTGTTTGCGTCAGAAGTGAAGAAGATGAGCTCTGAGAACATGAAACCTCAGGAACAGCTGACACTGGAGCCATATGAGAGAGATCATGCAGTTGTTGTGGGAATCTACAG acCACCACCCAAGCAGAAGAAATGA